The Helicoverpa armigera isolate CAAS_96S chromosome 5, ASM3070526v1, whole genome shotgun sequence sequence TTGCATGAAAACTTCAATATTGTCTTTAACCAGCTATTCATATTTTGCAGGTGCCAAGGTAATAATGGCGTGTCGCAGCTTAGAAAGGGCTGAAGAAGCGAAAACCGACATAGAAACCCGCTGCAAAGATTTACCAGATACTGGCAAGATAGTTCTAGCTAAATGCGACCTTACCTCCTTGAAGTCTGTTCGGGACTTTGCACAGAACATTTTAGATACGGAACCACAGATTAATATACTTGTGAACAATGCAGGGGTGATGATGTGCCCAAAGAGTGAGACTGAAGATGGGTTTGAGATGCAGCTTGGAACAAATCATTTAGCACATTTTTTATTGACCGTGCTTCTGTTGCCGCGAATCAGGAACAGTACGCCTGCGAGAATTGTTACTGTTTCCTCTAAGGCTCATACTAGTAAGTTTCACATTTACTACATCTTCTGAATGATGCCAAGTCTGTTATAAATAGGTTAATTTAATGGTCCTGTTTTGATTGCAGGGTATGGCATCAATTTCGATGATTTGAACTACAAGTCCCGAAATTATAATGCAGCCGAGGCGTATTCGCAAAGCAAGCTGGCTAACGTATTATTCTCCCGAGAATTAGCAGCAAAACTAAAGGTAATTTCATTCCTATATGGCGTCTAGCTACTTGCTGCGAGATTTATTTCAAGGGAACTACATATTTCCCACACTCTGATAAATTTCCGATCCTATGTGTTTCTGGAGAATAAGCTATATTAAATCCCAAGTTCTTAATGTTTGCATGTGTagaagtaataataaattaacataccCATCAACTCTTAAGTATAAGTGTGATAAAGAAGGATGTAATTGTAAACCTATCAGCACCTTAAATATTTTCTCCTCAACAGGAGCACAACATAGAAGGCATAAACACATACAGCCTCCACCCAGGCGTCATAAAAACTGAACTCGGCCGTCATTTGAACGAGACTCTTTTCTCGGGAGCGCGACAGATTATCGGCTTCGTACTGGCACCTTTCATGAAGTCGCCGGAACTTGGAGCGCAAACGACAATATATTGTGCGGTCGACGAGAAATGTGCGAATGAGACTGGCCTGTATTATAGGTGagttgatattttaaaattggaactatactttttttttgggaatGCCGTTCAGTATGTGACTATACATCATCAATTCGTACATGTGTAAAAGACGAACGCAGTTACAAGAATATGTAAATTCTTTGTATGCGGGGTTTTTATGGTTTCATAGCCAAAAGGTAAAAcgaccctattactaagatttccgtctgtcaccaggctgtttCATGAACTGTTATAATTAGTTAAGCAgtttgttttttaagaaaaataaaattagtatctGAGGGGACTCCCATTCAGCTGATACGATTATTTGCCAGTTTTAAAGTTTGTTGCATGAAACCCtttgtgcgcgagtccgactcgcgcttaacaggtttttaataaatcttctGCAATTGTAAAACTAACTCCTTGTTTGCAGTGATTGTGCAGTAACCAGTCCGGCTCCGAAAGGTTTGAACGACGAATACGCTAAGAAGTTATGGGAAAAGTCCGTGGAGTTAGTAAAACTTGGCGACTTCAATCCTTTCACAGCTGCTGATCCCGGCGTCAAGACTGTGTAACCAGCATCTTTAGAATAATATAGACTTTGACCAAAGAAGTCTAATCCGCCGCTTGTCGcatcataaacaaataatttgcgTGTTTCATGATGTCGGTATCCGATTCAATCGAAAAAAAGTACACGAAAATATCTAGTGTTATCGTCTTAGGAGCATgcggtatttttttatgtggtttGCACAAATTATCATTTGCGTTCACGAAATGCGCAAATCGTTTTTGTAAGTAGTAAAGTAAGTGGTGCTTGGGTTAATAGcgattaagtatattatataagataagaatatctattttttttaataatctgtGATGAACCGTCGTCCTCagtattcaatttttttaacctttAATACTCATTTATATTGTACGTATTCATTTAATGGATACATCTTCACTCTTCTACCTAGTTTTAAGTGAAAAACtgtccatataaaaatatttatatctacaATTTgatactgaaatatatttttatattgttaaaaaattgtatttttaatccgCCATGTGATCTCGTAGTAAATTCATATTTCAAAGCATTATTGAGCACTATCAAGTTTATGACATTAATTTTTTGTAGTCTTGCATCCTCATACAGTTgtgtacttatttacaaattaaaaaaaaaacaacttcctcaaaataaaaacaggttTTCATTCCCCtatctgtgaaataatattACCAAAAAGACCAACTTTACACGTGTCAAAACAACATATTATCGTGAATGTCATAAACCGGAGTTTTTTTGTTATCTTGACCCTGAACCTCCGCCAAATTCCTAGACTAGGACCGCGTCTGGTTCTCAGtagcggtccgccccgggtgccacatctcggggggtgccatctcggtcggcacatatctgcacgaccaggatggcgcgggcagaaggaacaagtcactaagggtgccattctaatctgcgaagcctaggttcactaccatttactgcgtgatattcaaattttaaaacaaaactacaacagtgcatgTGTGAGACATCGAGGCGGTCACCCCTCTCAGTTCGACTGTCACccttctcttgtatttttgcttttatctgattactttaattaattcctcaaagttagaaaaaaaaatttctcTTCATTTCTAATTTGTTCTACGCTTACCTACGTTTTGATTCCTCAATCTAGCAAACagaaagcaccgaagtagcaaaaaaaaaagacGCTCGCTTAAGTCACGGTTTCTTGtaatttgtgcttaattctgaGTTAAATTAGagtcctcaaaaaaaaaacagtggaTATTTCTAAGCTATTTAGGCGCTATTTGTAAGAGGAGATGGAGGACTTTGGTGTCCCAAATCTCAATAAATTTTGAGCTCGCTCGCAGTTGCTTCAATTTCtggtcgttttttttttactttttactttaacttgtctgagtgttccaaaactcaaaaatttcgcgctcgctgcgctcgcgccttacaTTTGACAGTAATTTTCTCTAATCTCTTTAGATATCTTCTTGCATCACAAGTATCGTTATTATGTATAATCGTTTATAAGAGGCTATTAAATTTTCTAAATAAGACCGATGTACTTGCCAAAGAACAATTTGGGTTCAGAAAAGGTAAATCTACCCAGTTGGCAACATTTAatctaataaattcaataataaacagcataaatcataaaatttctCCTAGCGTTCTCTTTCTAGACTTAAGTAAGGCATTTGATGTTGTTGATCATACTAGACTCATAAGCAAGTTAGAAAAATATGGTGTGAGAGGTATAGCGTTAGATTGGTTTAAATCGTACCTAACTGGCAGAACACAAATAACTCGTGTAACTAAATTTAATAGCAAAACCAATACTCTCGAAAATTTCGATTCCAATCCCAGATTTAACCATTTTGGAGTACCACAAGGAAGCATTTTAGGACCTTTATTATTCCTCATCTACGTTAATGATTTTCCCCAGGTGGTCTACAACCACGAATGTGTTTTATTTGCGGATGATACCTCAGTAATTATACGGTGTGATAGTGAAAAAaactataaagaggaaatacATAAACTACTAAAAGAGATTACTGAATGGCTCGAtataaatgcattaaaaataaacttagataaaacgaaaataattaattttaggtcACATAAAAGCAAATCGAAACAATTAGACATCACTTGTAATAATACACCCATCGAACAGGTCAAAAACATTAAGTTTCTTGGGATTACAGTAGACGAACACCTTATATGGAAAGATCATATCGATaacatctgtaaaaaaattaataaatctgtTTTTGCTGTAAAAAGAATCAAAGATTCTTCTTCGAAACACACATCTTTAATGGTGTACCATGCCTACGTGTGCTCCATTATACGATATGGCATAGTGATATGGGGGTATACAGCAGATCTTATgcgtgtttttattgcacagaAGAAATGTATTCGCGCTATCTTTAATGCTAAATGGTCAGACTCTTGCAGGCCCATtttcaaacaagaaaaaatattaactgtccCTAGCATGTACATTTATGAAGTGGCCAAATTCGTTAAATCCAATATTGAATTGTTTGaacgtaaaaataatacaaacaagcGCAAAGTCActcattcttatttaaaaatgccaAATCCACGGCTGGAAATGTGCAGACGAAGTTGCGTGTACATGGCGCCGCTTATCTTTAACTCTCTGCCTCAGAAGATAATCGAATTGCCATATGAGAAATTCTGTAGGTCTCTACGAACGTGGCTAATAGAAGAGAGCTTCTATTCTGTAGAGGAGTTTATAAGAAAATTTTCGACTCAATCCTATCATTTTAGAAATGCATTGTAACTACTCTTAGTAACTACTCTTATTTTAAGTATTGTGTTTCTTTTGTGTGAGTGTTACAACTGATAGATTAAGtctgtgttttcttttttttctctctCAATATTTGCATGCTGTTTTATAACTGCGGAATGTGtctagcactttaattaaattttgtaccaactcttgtaccacattttatgcaaataaatgaaatgaaatgaaaaatcaaaACTTACGCGCCcttcttcactttacagtgcttttttcaaactttttgggAACTTCTGggtttaaaaactcaaaaatttcgcgctcgctacgctcgcgccttACACTTTACACTAGTTTTCTCCGAAGCCTGTACATATCTCTTTGCgtctcaaaaatttcgcgcttgcTTCGCTCGCGGGTCCTTCACTTTACGGTGCTATTTTCtaacttgtttgggtacttttgtgttaattctgtatgattttttttactacgtgattatattttgtcgtttttttgggAGGGTTGCTTAATAAGTAgttcgccccgggtgccacccgatgctacgccgccactgctgGTTCTGAAACATATATCATAAGATCACAAGAAACTGATTAATATTgaccttcaaaaatatttataacgacTTTGCAAACCACTTATTCGCCACAATACTGAGCTGTGTTTGTGCTTTATAAAGCGCCTGTACTTTGTTGGTGTTTATCATGTCTAAGGGTCAATTccaattgcaagggattgagcgcgagcgcggcgccgcaccgcgccgcgctcaatcccttgcaattacggccgctgccggccgctgctctttcagtgggaattgaccctaaggcGCCACCtagacaataaattaaatggcGCAACGTAATATTGCGCTATTTAATTAAACTGATACAATATGTAAGAAAGTatctaacataataaagaggaaatattttttctttgtttgttggtGCCCTAACTAAAGGAAGCCcagaaatacctatgtaaactactgaaccgattaaaaaaaaatttcactTTTGTGGAGCTAGGTACACTATTCCCGACTAACGTATGTTATATTTTACCCAGgcatgggcagtagttcccgcgggacgcgggtgaaaccgcgggaaaattaTTATACTCTTACAAAGTGGGGCCTTTCCGGGGCCTATACTATCCCTCCAGAGTCCTGGTTCCAGTCAGAAACatcataaaattacattttgataTATAGGTTGGAGTTTGAcctgtaggtatttaattattgCATCAAGTTTTTCCGCTCTCGCTTGTGTCTGGCAGAGGAGGCCTGGGGcgcgattctcctaattttacttaagcgacatacgattcacgttcgactcgattcgactgagatccgattccgactcgattacgattcaAGCgaatgtggcattccgctattttttctttgaaataaacgtttttatccttttctgtcattcaataggtaatgaatcattttgtctgcaaatgatttacgattgcaaaatgattgtacagcaaactaccgtatagaccaaaattaccaaaataacagaccaatcgcacaccaatcaaatgtcaatcgaatacgattggtctttttttagtagcagaatgcccgatatggttaaaactgctattgcgattagatttctattcgattttgacattattaacttaggagaatcgggcccctgtaggCGCGTTTGTAGCCGTTAATATATTCTCAAGTTGCTATTTAGACTTATTGCAAGCTAGCGGCTGAATCAGTATAACTTAAGTCATCAAGTAGAAAACAAATTATACAATTAAAGTGCTTACTTAATTACCAAAGTGATTAGGTACCAGTACAATGGATTACTTTAGCGGCTGGTGTAAAAGTGAAAGAAGGCTCGACGGGTATACAGCCATTGTGACCGGGAGCAATTCCGGGATGGGCTTGGAGATAGCTTACGACTTGTATACAAGAGGCAAGTGTTATCTACTTCTTCGGCGTTCATGTCAGCACATCATACaacgaaagtaactgtctgcaTGTCTGTCTATCACGCTTTTAAGGCATATGCGGGTAAAGCACATCTTTATGTCCTGTATGTATGAGCCCTAAATGGCTTGCAttcctaaaaataactttacagAAACGGTTTAA is a genomic window containing:
- the LOC110371776 gene encoding retinol dehydrogenase 13, with product MPLFSGRCLSTAKLVGKTALVTGCNTGIGKETVLDFYKRGAKVIMACRSLERAEEAKTDIETRCKDLPDTGKIVLAKCDLTSLKSVRDFAQNILDTEPQINILVNNAGVMMCPKSETEDGFEMQLGTNHLAHFLLTVLLLPRIRNSTPARIVTVSSKAHTRYGINFDDLNYKSRNYNAAEAYSQSKLANVLFSRELAAKLKEHNIEGINTYSLHPGVIKTELGRHLNETLFSGARQIIGFVLAPFMKSPELGAQTTIYCAVDEKCANETGLYYSDCAVTSPAPKGLNDEYAKKLWEKSVELVKLGDFNPFTAADPGVKTV